Proteins co-encoded in one Octopus bimaculoides isolate UCB-OBI-ISO-001 chromosome 7, ASM119413v2, whole genome shotgun sequence genomic window:
- the LOC106879815 gene encoding uncharacterized protein K02A2.6-like yields MPTFTLDARGHFQKLNDGKMFSKVDLSDAYLQIKVNDKCSKYLTINTHRGLYKYTRLLFGLNVAPAIFQQIMDAMLSDCEFAIPCLDNILIKSNSVKPIKFLYELFGPYDVPDTLVSENGTQFSGY; encoded by the coding sequence ATGCCAACATTCACTCTCGACGCCAGAGgacattttcaaaaattaaatgatGGAAAGATGTTCTCCAAAGTGGATCTGTCTGACGCTTATTTACAGATTAAAGTAAATGACAAATGCTCAAAGTATCTcacaataaatacacatagagGATTGTACAAATATACCCGATTACTTTTTGGATTAAATGTTGCACCGGCAATATTTCAGCAAATCATGGATGCTATGTTATCTGATTGTGAATTTGCAATCCCGTGTTTGgacaatatattgattaaaagtAATTCGGTAAAACCTATAAAGTTCTTGTATGAATTGTTTGGCCCATACGATGTTCCAGACACGTTAGTTTCTGAAAATGGAACGCAATTTTCGGGATATTAA